A portion of the Streptococcus urinalis 2285-97 genome contains these proteins:
- the glpO gene encoding type 1 glycerol-3-phosphate oxidase: MEFSKETRRLNLQKMQDRTLDLLIIGGGITGAGVALQAAASGLDTGLIEMQDFAEGTSSRSTKLVHGGLRYLKQFDVEVVSDTVSERAVVQQIAPHIPKPDPMLLPVYDESGSTFSMFRLKVAMDLYDLLAGVNNTPAANKVLSKEEVLKREPDLQEKNLLGGGVYLDFRNNDARLVIENIKRANRDGAYIASHVKAEDFLFDATGKIIGVLAEDLISGQKIEIKARTVINTTGPWSDDIRNFSNKGKAIHQLRPTKGVHLVVDRQKLKVSQPVYVDTGLNDGRMVFVLPRENKTYFGTTDTDYHGDLKHPTVTQEDVDYLLEIVNRRFPEAHLTIDDIESSWAGLRPLLSGNSASDYNGGNSGKLSDDSFENLIETVQAYVAHTKQREDVEDAIKHVEASTSEKELDPSAVSRGSNFERDKNGLFTLAGGKITDYRKMAEGALMTVIKVLNEEFGRSFKLINSKTYPVSGGEINPANVDSEIEAYAQLGTLSGLDMDDARYLANLYGSNVPKVYALTRKISAAEDLSLCETLSLHYAMDYEMALSPADFLLRRTNHMLFMRDQLEELIEPVVNEMAKHLEWTEDEKEKKRTELRETMSDNDLVSLKKKLIRRL, translated from the coding sequence ATGGAATTTTCAAAAGAAACAAGACGATTAAATCTACAAAAGATGCAAGATCGTACACTTGATCTTCTTATTATTGGAGGAGGAATTACAGGTGCGGGTGTTGCATTACAAGCAGCGGCAAGTGGACTTGATACTGGCTTAATCGAAATGCAAGATTTTGCTGAAGGAACAAGTAGTCGCTCAACAAAATTAGTCCATGGTGGTTTACGCTACCTGAAACAATTTGATGTTGAAGTTGTCTCTGATACCGTTTCGGAAAGAGCAGTTGTTCAACAAATTGCACCACATATTCCAAAACCAGACCCTATGTTATTACCAGTTTATGATGAATCTGGTAGCACATTTAGTATGTTCCGACTCAAAGTTGCTATGGATCTTTATGACTTGCTAGCAGGTGTTAATAATACTCCTGCTGCTAATAAAGTCTTGTCTAAAGAAGAGGTCTTAAAACGTGAGCCAGATCTCCAAGAGAAGAATTTGCTAGGTGGCGGTGTTTATCTTGATTTTAGAAATAATGATGCTCGTTTAGTTATCGAAAACATCAAACGTGCCAATCGTGATGGTGCCTATATTGCAAGTCATGTTAAAGCTGAAGATTTTCTTTTTGATGCTACTGGGAAAATTATAGGTGTTTTAGCAGAAGATTTGATTTCTGGTCAAAAAATTGAAATCAAGGCAAGGACTGTTATTAATACAACTGGTCCTTGGAGTGATGATATTCGTAATTTTTCAAATAAAGGAAAGGCAATTCACCAATTACGACCAACAAAAGGTGTCCATTTAGTTGTGGATCGTCAAAAGCTTAAGGTCTCACAACCTGTTTATGTTGATACAGGACTAAATGACGGGCGTATGGTTTTCGTGTTACCACGTGAAAATAAAACTTATTTTGGAACGACTGATACTGATTACCATGGTGATTTAAAACACCCAACAGTAACACAAGAAGATGTTGATTACTTATTAGAAATTGTTAACCGTCGTTTCCCAGAAGCACATTTGACGATTGATGATATTGAAAGCAGTTGGGCTGGTTTAAGGCCACTACTTTCAGGTAATAGTGCATCTGATTATAATGGTGGTAACAGTGGTAAATTAAGTGATGATAGTTTTGAGAATCTCATCGAAACAGTTCAAGCTTATGTAGCACATACAAAACAAAGAGAAGATGTTGAAGATGCAATCAAGCATGTTGAAGCAAGTACTTCAGAAAAAGAACTTGACCCTTCTGCTGTATCAAGAGGATCAAACTTTGAACGTGATAAAAATGGTCTTTTTACCTTAGCTGGAGGAAAAATTACAGACTATCGTAAGATGGCTGAAGGTGCCTTAATGACAGTTATTAAGGTCTTGAATGAAGAATTTGGACGTTCATTCAAACTTATCAATTCCAAAACCTATCCGGTTTCAGGTGGAGAAATTAATCCTGCAAATGTTGATTCAGAAATTGAAGCTTATGCACAACTAGGGACATTGAGTGGACTTGATATGGATGACGCTAGATATCTAGCTAATTTATATGGATCAAATGTACCAAAAGTTTATGCTTTAACAAGAAAAATCTCTGCAGCTGAGGATTTGAGTCTTTGTGAAACGCTATCATTACACTATGCAATGGATTATGAAATGGCTTTAAGTCCAGCTGACTTCTTGTTACGTCGAACTAACCATATGTTGTTTATGCGTGACCAATTAGAAGAACTTATCGAGCCTGTGGTCAATGAAATGGCTAAACATTTAGAGTGGACAGAAGACGAAAAGGAAAAGAAACGGACTGAACTACGCGAAACAATGAGTGATAATGATTTAGTGTCACTTAAAAAAAAGCTGATTAGGAGATTATAA
- a CDS encoding MIP/aquaporin family protein, translated as MDIFGEFIGTVILVLLGNGVVAGVVLPKTKNHDAGWIVIATGWGLAVALAVFASGHISPAHLNPAVSLAFALQGTISWGTAILYMIAQVLGAMLGSLLVYLQFKPHYDAAENPADILGTFATGPAIRNTTSNLISEILGTFVLVIVILSFGLYHMPDGIGTLSVGALVFGIGLSLGGTTGYAINPARDFGPRLLHALLPIKQKGDSDWSYSWIPIVGPFIGAVLAVILFNIMS; from the coding sequence ATGGATATTTTCGGAGAATTTATTGGAACAGTCATTTTAGTATTACTTGGGAATGGCGTAGTAGCTGGGGTTGTTCTACCTAAAACAAAAAATCATGATGCCGGTTGGATTGTCATTGCGACTGGATGGGGCTTAGCAGTTGCATTAGCGGTTTTTGCATCAGGACACATTTCACCTGCACATTTAAATCCAGCAGTCAGTTTGGCATTCGCATTACAGGGGACAATTTCATGGGGTACAGCAATTCTTTATATGATTGCACAAGTATTAGGTGCAATGTTGGGGTCATTATTAGTTTACCTACAATTTAAACCACATTATGATGCTGCTGAAAATCCTGCTGATATATTGGGAACCTTTGCAACAGGTCCAGCTATTAGAAATACAACTTCTAACTTAATTAGTGAAATTTTGGGAACCTTTGTCCTCGTCATTGTTATCTTATCATTTGGGCTATACCATATGCCTGATGGCATTGGTACGCTTAGTGTAGGAGCACTTGTTTTTGGGATTGGACTTTCACTAGGTGGTACAACAGGTTATGCCATTAATCCTGCACGTGACTTTGGACCCCGTTTATTACACGCCTTATTACCTATTAAGCAAAAAGGTGATTCTGATTGGTCTTATTCATGGATTCCAATTGTTGGACCATTTATTGGCGCTGTATTGGCAGTTATTCTATTTAACATCATGTCTTAA
- a CDS encoding helix-turn-helix domain-containing protein translates to MLVEKLMDKERRCQFRILYLMQDHFGAYAIRDLTEELQLSKVTLLKYIDRLNTDFENEDFDIQIELKNEEALLINQNQMACQKIVKFFLKDSIPYQIIIRLFSEKQFSIYELSQELLVSEATLNRHLAHLNKLLTEFKIGISKGKQVGSELQWRYFYFELFQLTMTFSEKRQLRNEMNQSSFEEMIERLCGEKLSETKLSKLNLWFYICQKRLFFFNHRNRPQEKELLALDINVFYQRLIRALLHYFNRYAIEFDQSEVYALFAFLMSQSVLPIQTTQYILGFGGIIADNITESLWLIDQTHLVGDNHRELLIYGLSQFFCQFTFFEGIILSNYQFENSIKLVDNSKNKEIISITLSRLLHLAEKGHFQNNDTVKYQRCQLLELLLFSMAKSFKTVQIAIDFDDDIVAYFILEKKLESIIKNNRYIHFQMFSTEKKYDGIISFEKRDIYGHTPFIQVNKETSMQELVRIEMFVTELFEKLKVNQKQERQINYT, encoded by the coding sequence ATGTTAGTTGAAAAATTGATGGACAAAGAAAGACGATGTCAATTTCGGATTTTGTATCTGATGCAAGATCATTTTGGAGCATATGCTATTAGAGATTTGACAGAAGAATTACAACTTTCAAAAGTAACCTTACTAAAATACATTGATCGCTTAAATACAGATTTTGAAAATGAAGATTTTGATATTCAGATTGAACTAAAAAATGAAGAAGCACTCTTAATAAATCAAAATCAGATGGCTTGTCAAAAAATTGTCAAATTCTTTTTAAAAGATTCTATTCCTTACCAAATTATCATACGACTTTTTAGTGAAAAACAATTTAGTATCTATGAATTATCACAAGAATTACTTGTTAGTGAGGCGACACTAAATAGACATTTGGCTCATTTAAATAAGCTTTTAACTGAATTTAAGATTGGAATTTCTAAGGGTAAGCAGGTTGGCAGTGAGTTACAATGGCGATATTTTTATTTTGAGTTATTTCAATTAACCATGACTTTTTCAGAAAAGCGTCAATTGAGAAATGAGATGAATCAATCCTCATTTGAGGAGATGATTGAAAGACTTTGTGGTGAAAAATTATCAGAAACAAAATTATCAAAGTTAAATTTATGGTTTTATATCTGTCAAAAAAGACTTTTTTTCTTTAATCATCGAAATAGGCCTCAAGAAAAGGAACTCCTAGCATTAGATATTAATGTTTTTTATCAAAGGTTAATAAGAGCTTTGCTTCATTATTTTAATCGATATGCTATTGAGTTTGACCAAAGTGAAGTTTATGCTTTGTTTGCTTTTTTAATGAGCCAATCAGTCCTTCCAATTCAGACAACTCAATACATTTTGGGATTTGGAGGAATTATTGCTGATAATATAACAGAAAGTTTATGGTTAATAGACCAAACTCATTTAGTTGGAGATAATCATCGTGAACTTTTAATCTATGGGTTAAGTCAGTTTTTTTGTCAATTCACTTTCTTTGAGGGAATTATTTTAAGCAATTATCAATTTGAAAATTCAATTAAACTTGTGGATAACTCTAAAAATAAAGAGATTATTTCAATTACATTGAGTCGATTATTGCATCTTGCTGAAAAAGGCCATTTTCAGAATAATGATACGGTAAAATATCAAAGGTGTCAGTTATTAGAATTACTACTTTTTTCAATGGCTAAAAGCTTTAAGACAGTTCAAATAGCTATTGATTTTGATGATGACATCGTTGCTTACTTTATCCTTGAAAAAAAATTAGAATCCATTATCAAAAATAATCGCTATATCCATTTTCAAATGTTTAGCACTGAAAAAAAGTATGATGGAATCATTAGTTTTGAAAAACGTGATATTTATGGACATACGCCTTTTATTCAAGTTAACAAAGAAACAAGTATGCAAGAATTAGTAAGAATTGAAATGTTTGTGACAGAACTATTTGAAAAGTTAAAAGTTAATCAAAAGCAGGAAAGACAAATCAACTATACCTAG
- the fsa gene encoding fructose-6-phosphate aldolase: protein MKFFLDTANVDAIKEINQLGVVDGVTTNPSIIAREGRDFEQVIKEICQIIDGPVSAEVTGLKAEEMVEEARTISKWAPNVVVKIPMTTEGLKATHQLSSEGIKTNVTLIFSVSQGLMAMKAGATYISPFIGRLEDISADPYQLIADLREIIDTYGYQSEIISASIRSRSHVEEVAKLGSHIATIPDSLFSKMTEHPLTTNGIKTFMDDWASFKK, encoded by the coding sequence ATGAAATTTTTCTTAGACACAGCCAATGTTGATGCCATCAAGGAAATCAATCAATTAGGAGTTGTTGATGGTGTTACCACAAACCCAAGTATCATCGCACGAGAAGGACGTGACTTTGAACAAGTCATTAAAGAAATCTGTCAAATCATAGATGGACCAGTCAGTGCAGAAGTAACAGGCTTAAAAGCCGAAGAAATGGTAGAAGAAGCAAGAACTATTTCAAAATGGGCACCAAATGTTGTTGTTAAAATTCCAATGACAACAGAAGGTCTAAAAGCCACACATCAATTATCATCAGAAGGGATTAAGACCAATGTCACATTGATTTTCAGTGTTTCTCAAGGCTTGATGGCAATGAAAGCAGGAGCCACTTATATCAGCCCATTTATAGGTCGTTTAGAAGATATTAGTGCCGATCCTTACCAATTGATAGCTGATTTACGTGAGATCATAGATACCTATGGTTACCAATCAGAAATTATTTCCGCAAGTATCAGAAGTCGCAGTCACGTAGAAGAAGTGGCAAAATTAGGGTCACACATTGCGACTATTCCAGATAGCCTATTTTCAAAGATGACCGAACACCCATTAACAACAAATGGTATTAAGACCTTTATGGATGATTGGGCTTCTTTCAAAAAATAA
- the tkt gene encoding transketolase, translating to MTFDSVDQLAVNTIRTLSMDAIQAANSGHPGLPMGAAPMAYVLWNHYMTINPKTSRQWSNRDRFVLSAGHGSAMLYSLLHLAGYDLSIEDLKQFRQWGSKTPGHPEVNHTDGVEATTGPLGQGIANAVGLAMAEAHLAATYNKPDFPIVDHFTYAINGDGDLMEGVSQEAASLAGHLKLGKLILLYDSNDISLDGPTSMAFTEDVKGRFEAYGWQHLLVEDGNDLDAIAKAIEAAQAETQKPSIIEVKTIIGYGAEKQGTSAVHGAPLGAEGIAYAKKAYGWDYEAFSVPEEVASRFQEGLQARGEAAQAKWQDLFAAYKAAYPELAATYEKAFANEAVEVELTAHDLGTAVASRVSSQQAIQEISAQVPQFWGGSADLSASNNTMVKAETDFQPGHYEGRNIWFGVREFAMAAAMNGIALHGGLRVYGGTFFVFSNYLLPAVRMAALQNLPTVYVMTHDSIAVGEDGPTHEPIEHLASVRSMPNLTVIRPADGNETNAAWQQALAETTKPTMLVLTRQNLPVLEGTQALAKEGVGKGAYILSEAKGDLDGILIATGSEVALAMATQAALAEEGTHVRVVSMPSQNLFDAQSTAYQESVLPSHITKRMAIEAASSFGWAKYVGLSGRTLTIDRWGASAPGNRIFEEYGFTVENAKAIYHSL from the coding sequence ATGACATTTGATAGTGTAGATCAATTAGCTGTAAACACCATCCGTACCTTATCCATGGATGCTATCCAAGCAGCCAACTCAGGCCATCCAGGCTTACCAATGGGAGCTGCTCCTATGGCCTATGTGCTATGGAACCACTACATGACCATCAATCCCAAAACCAGTCGCCAATGGAGTAACCGCGACCGCTTTGTTTTATCAGCTGGGCATGGTAGTGCCATGCTTTATAGCTTGCTTCACTTAGCTGGTTATGATTTAAGTATTGAGGACTTAAAACAATTCCGTCAATGGGGTTCAAAAACACCAGGTCACCCAGAAGTGAACCATACTGATGGCGTTGAAGCCACAACAGGCCCACTCGGACAAGGGATTGCCAATGCCGTTGGTTTAGCCATGGCAGAAGCTCATCTCGCAGCGACTTATAATAAACCTGATTTTCCAATTGTCGATCATTTCACCTATGCTATCAATGGTGATGGTGACTTAATGGAAGGTGTCAGTCAAGAAGCAGCCAGCCTTGCTGGTCATTTGAAATTAGGGAAATTGATTCTCTTATACGATTCAAATGATATCTCACTCGATGGTCCAACCAGTATGGCCTTCACAGAAGATGTTAAAGGTCGTTTTGAAGCCTATGGTTGGCAACATCTTTTAGTAGAGGATGGCAATGATTTAGACGCTATTGCCAAAGCCATTGAAGCAGCCCAAGCTGAAACTCAAAAACCAAGTATTATTGAAGTGAAGACCATCATTGGTTATGGTGCGGAAAAACAAGGTACTTCGGCGGTTCATGGTGCACCACTAGGTGCAGAAGGTATTGCTTATGCCAAGAAAGCCTATGGCTGGGATTATGAAGCCTTTAGTGTGCCAGAAGAAGTTGCTAGTCGTTTCCAAGAAGGACTTCAAGCACGCGGTGAAGCAGCTCAAGCTAAATGGCAAGACTTGTTTGCGGCTTATAAAGCAGCTTATCCAGAGTTAGCGGCAACTTATGAAAAAGCATTTGCCAATGAAGCAGTTGAAGTTGAATTAACCGCACATGATTTGGGCACAGCCGTAGCCAGTCGTGTGTCAAGCCAACAAGCCATTCAAGAAATTTCTGCGCAAGTTCCACAATTTTGGGGAGGATCGGCAGATTTATCAGCGTCAAATAATACGATGGTAAAAGCTGAGACGGATTTCCAACCGGGTCACTATGAAGGACGTAATATCTGGTTTGGTGTACGGGAATTTGCCATGGCAGCAGCGATGAATGGGATTGCCCTTCATGGTGGCTTACGTGTTTATGGTGGTACTTTCTTTGTCTTTTCAAATTACCTTTTACCAGCCGTTCGTATGGCAGCACTACAAAATTTACCAACTGTTTATGTGATGACGCATGACTCAATAGCTGTCGGCGAAGATGGTCCAACGCATGAGCCAATCGAACATTTGGCTTCTGTTCGTTCTATGCCAAACTTAACGGTTATTCGCCCAGCAGATGGTAATGAAACGAATGCAGCATGGCAACAAGCTTTAGCTGAAACCACTAAACCAACGATGTTAGTCTTAACCCGCCAAAATCTTCCAGTATTAGAAGGAACACAAGCTTTAGCTAAAGAAGGTGTTGGTAAGGGAGCTTACATCTTGTCAGAGGCGAAAGGAGACTTGGATGGGATTCTTATCGCGACAGGTTCAGAAGTGGCTTTAGCTATGGCAACACAAGCTGCTTTGGCTGAGGAAGGAACACATGTTCGTGTGGTTTCAATGCCATCTCAAAATCTTTTTGATGCACAATCAACAGCTTATCAAGAGAGTGTCTTACCGTCTCATATTACGAAACGTATGGCCATCGAAGCAGCATCAAGCTTTGGATGGGCAAAATATGTTGGCTTAAGTGGTAGAACATTGACCATTGATAGATGGGGCGCATCAGCACCAGGAAATCGTATTTTTGAAGAATATGGCTTTACGGTTGAGAATGCCAAAGCTATTTATCACAGTTTATAA
- a CDS encoding DUF554 domain-containing protein, with translation MPTGVIINSFAIIFGGILVALLGHHLSDNYKEEINLVFGLCSMGMGITSIQLMTNMPAVIFALVLGSSIGMALHLGRWINEGGLLMQKGVSKVFPNEDHNLAHEAYLANLLTVIVLFCASGTGIYGLLDAGISGNATILISKSILDFFTAAIFACQLGYVVSFVAIPQFIIFASLFYLSKLIIPLTSPTMLADFKACGGFLMLATGFRMIRLKNFPIAEMIPSMVIVMPLSWIWVHFIIPLLH, from the coding sequence ATGCCAACTGGTGTCATTATTAATTCATTTGCTATTATTTTTGGTGGTATTCTAGTGGCTCTCTTAGGACATCATTTATCTGACAATTATAAAGAAGAAATAAATCTTGTATTTGGTCTGTGTTCTATGGGGATGGGAATAACTTCCATTCAATTAATGACTAATATGCCAGCAGTTATTTTCGCTTTAGTTCTTGGCTCAAGCATTGGGATGGCTTTACACCTTGGTCGATGGATAAATGAAGGTGGCTTACTTATGCAAAAAGGGGTCTCTAAAGTTTTTCCAAATGAAGATCACAATCTAGCACACGAAGCTTATTTAGCTAATTTATTAACCGTTATTGTATTGTTTTGTGCCAGTGGTACTGGTATTTATGGTTTATTAGATGCTGGTATATCAGGAAATGCGACGATATTGATCTCAAAGTCTATTCTTGATTTTTTCACGGCAGCTATTTTTGCATGTCAGTTAGGATATGTTGTCTCCTTTGTTGCAATTCCACAATTTATTATTTTTGCAAGTTTATTTTATCTGTCTAAACTCATTATACCTCTGACAAGTCCAACTATGCTTGCTGATTTTAAAGCCTGTGGTGGTTTTTTAATGTTGGCAACAGGTTTTCGAATGATTAGATTAAAAAATTTTCCAATTGCCGAGATGATTCCTTCCATGGTCATCGTTATGCCTTTGTCTTGGATTTGGGTACATTTTATTATCCCACTCCTCCACTAA
- the proB gene encoding glutamate 5-kinase, whose product MVKRDFEDIKRIVIKIGTSSLVLPNGKINLEKIDQLAFVISSLMNKEKEVVLVSSGAMGFGLDLLGIDKRPGELASQQAVSSVGQVAMMSLYSQIFLHYQTTVSQILLTRDVVEFPESLLNVTNAFESLIEMGILPIVNENDAVSVEEMDHTTKFGDNDRLSAVVAKIIKADLLIMLSDIDGLYDKNPTIYDDATLLNEVNDITDTILASAGGAGSRFGTGGMLSKLKSAQMIFNQKSQMILMNGENPRDILKVLNGDKIGTYFIEQK is encoded by the coding sequence ATGGTAAAACGAGATTTTGAAGACATAAAACGAATTGTGATAAAGATTGGAACCAGTTCTTTGGTTCTACCAAATGGAAAAATCAATTTAGAAAAAATTGACCAACTTGCTTTTGTTATTTCGAGTTTGATGAATAAAGAAAAAGAAGTTGTTCTAGTCTCCTCAGGTGCTATGGGGTTTGGACTTGATTTGTTAGGAATCGACAAACGACCAGGAGAATTAGCTAGCCAACAAGCAGTATCAAGTGTTGGTCAAGTTGCTATGATGAGTTTATATTCTCAAATTTTTTTACATTATCAAACTACTGTATCTCAAATATTATTAACGAGAGATGTGGTTGAATTTCCAGAAAGTTTATTAAATGTCACTAATGCTTTTGAAAGTTTGATTGAGATGGGTATTTTACCAATCGTTAATGAGAATGATGCAGTTAGTGTTGAAGAAATGGATCACACTACTAAATTTGGTGATAATGATAGATTATCTGCAGTTGTTGCCAAGATAATTAAAGCTGATTTGCTAATCATGTTGTCAGATATTGATGGACTCTATGATAAAAATCCAACCATCTATGATGATGCTACTTTATTGAATGAAGTTAATGACATTACAGATACTATTTTAGCTTCTGCTGGAGGTGCGGGTAGTCGTTTTGGAACTGGTGGTATGCTCAGTAAATTAAAATCAGCTCAAATGATTTTTAATCAAAAATCTCAAATGATCTTGATGAATGGTGAAAATCCTAGAGACATTCTGAAAGTATTGAATGGTGACAAAATTGGGACTTATTTTATTGAACAAAAATAG
- a CDS encoding glutamate-5-semialdehyde dehydrogenase encodes MISIKELGQNGKKASSALLALSSQEKNKVLLKVASDLLKSSAEILYENKKDLEAAKENGITDVMLDRLRLTENRIKSIAEAVKQVSKLEDPIGQVIKGYTNLDGLDIIQKRVPLGVIAMIFESRPNVSVDAFSLAFKTNNAIILRGGKDAIHSNKALVKVIQKSLSDSQVTPLAVQLVEDTSHQFAEELMKASDYIDVLIPRGGSKLIQTVKEKSKVPIIETGTGNVHIYVDESADLDMATKIVINAKTQRPSVCNSAESLVVHEGIAETFLPHLENEITKVHPVEFRADEKAFDIMTDASLANQEDFGTEFLDYIMSVKVVNSVDQAINWINTYTTHHSEAIITKSLESAQQFQNQVDAAAVYVNASTRFTDGFVFGLGAEIGISTQKMHARGPMGLEALTSTKYYINGTGQIRE; translated from the coding sequence ATGATAAGTATTAAAGAGCTTGGGCAAAATGGAAAAAAAGCAAGTAGTGCTTTATTAGCTTTATCAAGTCAAGAAAAAAACAAAGTGTTATTAAAAGTTGCTAGCGACTTATTAAAATCAAGTGCAGAGATACTTTATGAAAATAAAAAAGATCTTGAGGCAGCAAAAGAAAATGGTATTACAGATGTCATGCTTGATAGACTTAGATTAACAGAAAATAGGATAAAAAGTATAGCTGAAGCTGTTAAGCAAGTCTCTAAGTTAGAAGATCCGATTGGACAAGTCATCAAAGGATACACAAATCTAGATGGATTGGATATCATTCAAAAAAGAGTTCCATTAGGCGTTATCGCAATGATTTTTGAAAGCAGGCCAAATGTTTCAGTCGATGCTTTCTCTTTAGCTTTTAAGACAAACAATGCCATTATTTTACGTGGTGGAAAAGATGCCATTCATTCGAATAAAGCACTTGTAAAAGTCATTCAAAAGAGTTTATCAGATAGTCAAGTTACCCCCTTAGCAGTTCAACTTGTAGAAGACACTTCTCATCAGTTTGCTGAAGAATTAATGAAAGCAAGTGACTATATCGATGTTTTAATTCCTCGTGGAGGATCAAAACTTATTCAAACAGTAAAAGAAAAATCAAAAGTTCCCATTATTGAAACAGGAACTGGAAATGTTCACATATATGTTGATGAAAGTGCCGATTTAGATATGGCTACAAAAATTGTGATAAATGCAAAAACTCAAAGACCAAGTGTTTGTAATTCAGCAGAAAGTTTAGTTGTTCATGAAGGCATTGCTGAAACATTTTTGCCACATCTTGAAAATGAAATTACTAAAGTTCACCCAGTGGAATTTAGAGCTGACGAAAAAGCATTCGACATCATGACTGATGCTAGTCTTGCAAATCAAGAAGATTTTGGAACGGAATTTTTAGATTATATCATGTCAGTTAAGGTTGTTAACTCAGTTGATCAGGCCATTAATTGGATAAATACCTACACAACACATCATTCAGAAGCAATCATTACAAAGTCTCTTGAATCAGCACAACAATTTCAAAATCAAGTCGATGCTGCTGCTGTATATGTAAATGCTTCAACAAGATTTACAGATGGTTTTGTATTTGGATTAGGTGCTGAAATTGGTATCTCAACTCAAAAGATGCACGCGCGAGGACCAATGGGCTTAGAAGCCTTAACAAGTACCAAATATTATATCAATGGAACTGGACAAATAAGAGAATAA
- the rsmH gene encoding 16S rRNA (cytosine(1402)-N(4))-methyltransferase RsmH has product MMREFHHVTVLLNETVDMLDIKPNGVYVDATLGGAGHSSYLLSKLGKDGHLYCFDQDQKAIDNAKLKLKKYIDNNQVTFIKDNFRHLKSNLEAYGVTEIDGILYDLGVSSPQLDERERGFSYKQDAPLDMRMNQEQSFSAYHVVNDYSYHELVKIFYKYGEDKFSKQIARKIEKARSQKPIETTTELSEIIKSAKPAKELKKKGHPAKQIFQAIRIEVNDELGAADQSLQEAIELLAVDGRISVITFHSLEDRLTKQLFKETSTVEVPKGLPFIPDDLQPKLALVNKKPILPSQEELEINNRAHSAKLRVAKKIRK; this is encoded by the coding sequence ATGATGAGAGAATTTCACCATGTAACTGTACTACTAAATGAAACTGTTGATATGCTTGACATAAAACCAAATGGCGTTTATGTTGATGCCACTCTAGGTGGTGCTGGACATAGTTCTTATTTATTATCAAAATTAGGGAAAGATGGACATCTTTACTGTTTTGATCAAGATCAAAAAGCAATTGATAATGCTAAATTAAAATTAAAAAAGTATATTGATAACAATCAAGTAACATTTATCAAAGATAACTTTAGACATTTAAAATCAAATTTAGAAGCTTATGGTGTGACTGAGATTGATGGCATCCTGTATGATCTTGGTGTATCTAGTCCACAGTTAGATGAAAGAGAACGTGGGTTTTCTTATAAACAAGATGCACCTCTTGATATGAGGATGAATCAAGAGCAATCATTTTCTGCATATCATGTCGTTAATGACTATAGTTATCATGAACTAGTGAAAATTTTTTATAAATATGGTGAAGATAAGTTTTCAAAACAGATTGCAAGAAAAATCGAAAAAGCTCGGAGTCAAAAACCAATTGAGACAACCACGGAGTTGTCAGAAATTATTAAGTCAGCTAAACCTGCCAAGGAATTAAAGAAAAAGGGGCATCCAGCGAAGCAAATATTCCAAGCAATTAGGATTGAAGTGAACGACGAACTTGGTGCTGCAGATCAATCTCTTCAAGAAGCAATTGAATTGTTAGCAGTAGATGGACGAATTTCCGTGATTACATTTCACTCTTTGGAAGATCGTTTGACGAAACAACTTTTCAAAGAAACTTCTACAGTAGAAGTTCCAAAAGGATTACCTTTTATACCAGATGATTTGCAACCAAAGTTAGCTTTAGTAAATAAAAAGCCAATCCTGCCAAGTCAAGAAGAGTTAGAAATCAATAATCGAGCTCATTCTGCAAAGCTTAGAGTAGCTAAAAAAATTAGGAAATAA
- the ftsL gene encoding cell division protein FtsL codes for MSNEKRTQAVSNALQKRIRTFSRIEKAFYGVIIVTAITMAISIIFIQSRNLQVQQDISDLNSKISQQETKLNNAKQEVNELSRRDRIVKIAQDAGLSNQNDNIQKVE; via the coding sequence ATGAGTAATGAAAAACGTACACAAGCAGTTTCAAATGCACTGCAAAAAAGAATAAGAACTTTCTCGAGAATAGAGAAAGCTTTTTATGGTGTCATTATTGTTACTGCCATTACAATGGCTATTAGTATTATCTTTATTCAAAGTCGAAATTTACAAGTACAACAGGATATTTCAGACCTCAATAGTAAAATTAGTCAACAAGAAACAAAATTAAATAATGCCAAACAAGAAGTTAATGAGCTCTCACGACGTGATAGAATTGTCAAGATTGCTCAAGATGCTGGTTTAAGCAATCAAAACGATAATATTCAGAAAGTTGAGTAA